The genomic region GAGTTAGATCCGTTCAAGAACACTTGCTTTTCCCGTGGCATGCGGCCTATGGACCGATGGCCGAAGGGGAAACGCCAACACTTACCCAGGTAAATGTGTAAACGCCAGTGGCGCGTGCACGGTGAGCCATGGGTTCCAAGGGTTGTGGGGCGCCTCGAATGCGAGGATAATGTGCACGGTGCGAGACAAATAATGGCGGATAACGAGGCGCTCGTCACTGTGGGGGGCGTCAGCACGAAAAATCTCGGGGCAGTATGATTCTAGCGATAGGCGGTCACCAGCAAACTCACACAGAGGGGAAATATGGCTGGAGGAATGATCTGTGGACGTTGTCAGTAACGGGCACACcgtgttggtgttggcgTTCGCCGGAGACTACTTACGGGtccatcatcatctcggcgcggaGAATGTCCGGAATGAGCTCAACTTGCcgctccttgccctttAGAGATGAAACCGTGGTCGGTAGTGACGACACGAATGTCTCGGGGGCGTGGAACGGGAGCTTGAAGCGCCTTTTGGGAGGTTCCGAGACAGTGTGAGTACGGGGCTTGCGAGGGCGGTTCTTGCGGCGTTGCACTGGGTCATCTGGGGGCCAAGTGCACTTGGTGGTCAGCAGAGCTCGCTCACAACAGACAGCTCTTGGCGCCACATACCTCGCGTTGTCCAATCTGACATTTTTCGCAGATGGGCCTCAACTCGTCGCACTTGACCTtgcggcgacggcaagtGAAGCAGCCCGACCTGGAGCGCTGACCTCCTGGTTCGGGAGGGGAGCCGGTAGCAGTTGGAGGGGTGAGGTCTGCGATTGTGGTGGtagtggtggtggagtTTGTTGTTGGGTCGCCTGCGAATAGTGCTAGGAAGGGATCCATGGTGAGCTCTGGACTTGTTGACATGATGTATGTTGAGTGTGAGAGGGAGACGGGTgacaaggaggaaggggcgggggggggggggggggagggaggggagagatGGGAATGAAATGTTTAAGTGATTGAAGAAAAGGATGAGAAGGGGTTGATGAAGGGGGTGATGAAGGTTGATGTGGGGCTACTTTGCGGGGTCAAGGATTTGATACTAATGAGTAAAGATGTTCAACTTGGGGTCTCTATGGGGGGATGGTGAGGGGGAACACTAAAGGGAGCGAGTCAAAGGAGACACGCGCGCGTGCCAGTAAGGCAAAGCCATCCAacccaaccttccttctcctccccccccccccccgcATTCAACTCGACGACAAGAGATACCTTTTCCCCAAGTTACAAACACCGCACTTTACCCACCATTCCGAtctctctcttcccctTGCTtttctcctcttccccttTTCAACTGGACAGTGACTGGAAATGGGTTTAAGGCGGTGATTGCAGGAACAgcaaagtggaggtcacGTGATCTCGGCTATCAGTTGACCGTTAGTAAGTTGTCTTGTTTTCCCTATCAGAGCCCAATAGAACTAAGGGTTCATGTTCGAAACCCACGCTCTATCCAGGTTCCCAACTTCAAGGCCCTGGCCCCAGGTTTCTCTATTCAAAAGGTTGTCTGGATTATTAGCAAAGTGTAAACCGGGTTGTAAATTAGAAACCTTGTGGAATAAACCCCTGAAAGCGGACGTCATTGTCCATCATAAGCCGCGGACGAGTTGGTTTACTTTACTCGCACGGACCACTTTACTCCTTCCTCAACGCCTCGACGCCTCAAATCACCAACCGTttcaaccccaaccccctaCACTTCCTGCTCGTACTGTACTCGTACTCGTACTCGTTACTCCTATACTCCGACGCCTACGACCCGCACCCGCACACTAGGTCTGGGCCGAACcccgccacctccacactcctcctccaactcGCTTCCATCACCCTGTTACGCCACGCCATACCCCGTGCCGCACGGCTGACCActctcgccacccaccttGATCCTCTAGTCCCTCTGGTCAAGCTCGTACCTCAACAACCCATCCCGACTCCCTTCCGCTCCACATTCTCCAGGCTCTTCTCTACCATGACAGACTACACAAAGCTTGCCCCAGCATCCACAGATTCCAGGGACAGTACACTGGTTATCCGTGAGGTCATCCCTGGCATGGTCACGTTTAGCCTCCCCTTTGTATGtcacctctctctcttctcaCTTTCTCACTCTTCTATCCTCGGTGCCTTGATGGATGCCGACGCCTCCAATGCCGATCCCGGCATTAGATGCCAGCTCTGTCGCATTGGGGTGGTTACCTAACGCCGTACTAACATCAGGCTCGTTACAGCACGCTGCCTATTGGCGGGCGGACCACTGCAgtcaacctcggcgacaaggGTCTGTTTGTATACGTTTCCCACCCACTTACCGACGCAACCAAAGAGGCACTCAAGGCACTTGGTGGAGAGGTCAAGTGGCTCGTGACGCCAGACGGCGAGCATGGCATGAACATCAAGGCCTGGGCCGATGCGTTCCCCAACGCACAGTAAGCATTTCACACTGACACCCCGGCACACCTTAACGCCAGGCCGATCGGCGTCTCACGTTTCGCAAAGGAGAAGCCTGACGTCAAGTGGGCTGGGCTCTTTGGAGCGGGTGGAGAGACCAAGCAGTACGGCTTTGAGCCAGAGGTATGACTATGACTAGCCTCAAAAGTGAGCTAAAATTCAGATCACGCTCCACCAGTGTTCGGCGCACCGCAACGACGAGCTTATGGCCATCCACCACCCGAGCGGAACGCTCATGGAGGGCGACATGATCTTCAACCTCCCCCCGACAGAACAGTATAGCCGCAGtcacctccccctcttGTTCCGGCTGTTGGGCAGCGGGAGCTGGATGTCGCCTGGTGGAGCGATACACGATCGCATGATTGGTGGTGCTGTGTCTGACCACGAGTGCGTTGGCGGCTCCCCTCCACTTTGTGCACTGACGTCAGACTAGCGAAAAAGGAACTGGCTCCAGTCTTCGCAGCCAAGTGGGATCGCATGATCCCCTGCCACGGCGAGGTTATTGAGTCTGGTGGCCGCGCGGCGTGGGACATGGTCTGGGGCAAGTACAAGACTTGATTGCGTGGCTAGGGTTTCAAGACGGTAACCAAGACTGTAGTATaggccgaggacggagTAGACGGAGTATAGACAtccgtcctcggccgcgaccGATGTATGCTATGTCGGCGGGATGTCGGGCGTCTTTGAACATAGACCCGATAAAGACCCTTGGTATCTGTCTTGGCAAGCTGTCTGCGTGGAACACGATCATGGACATGGTGTGATACGATTAGATGTTGGCTTTAGTGCGGCTGTGGATTTGAGGTACAAGCAATGTGGGGGTGGGGTTTAAGGGTTTGGGTGGGATGGAATGCACATTCGGCCGCTTTGCTTTGCTTTTCTACAAACAAACCTGTCAACATCCGCGCCAAGTCTTTTACCCCTCCCCCTGTCGCGGTTTGCCCACGTTGTGGGGATGGACAGGTGCGCTCTACCCCCACCACGACCGCCACGTTCACATCCACTGCCACATTCCATCGTTGACCTCGCCAGCCTCTCCTACCTCCCTGCCCGCTGACCGCAGCGCCACGGGGTAGGTCAGCTGGAGCGCGGGCCAGAGGGCCGAAACGAGTTTCACTGGTGCTGGCGCTCTGGAAGCGGCTGAGGATTGATGATCGAGCAGAGCCGAGCTCACGAGGCGCATGACTcgggcggtggcggtggcgcagAAACAACCTGTTCACAAACTAGAGTTGGAATGTGATGGTCAGTGTGGGGGGGGGAATGTCAAGCTGAGGGTCTGCTGGGCGAGAAGGGTTgatcggcgtcggcgaccaAGTGTGCCAAGTGGCCAGTCGGGAGTCGGgagcgccgacggcggaggcggggtTGACGAAGCGAGCGTTGACGACTGAGACTGAGAGCAGTCGAAGCAAATCAGACTCTCCATCATACCACCCGACACTGGACCCAAACATCCACTGCAGCACCTGACAGTCGACAGATGTCCTTTGCGAGAGAGAGGTCAGAGAGACACGAGGCATTTGAGTGGCGACTTGACGTCGAACCCCAGCACAGACTCATCCTGAGCTGGCAGTGATACGACCCAAGCGGTCTCGCACAGATTGAGATTGAGTGTTGAGAGTGTTGTGGGGTTGAGGTGTGGGGTAATGGAATGGGGGTTGACTGGTCGATGGTTAACGAGTTGGGAGATGTGGTGGGCGCCGACGTGAGACAGTACTTGTACCTGTACATCAGACTTTGGACTGCATCCCCTCGCCTACTCGCATGAATCAAGATTGCAGTCAAGCCAGGGCCAACAAGTGGACGTGGACAGATTGAACCGGCCGTGTGGTCTTGGTCTCATGGTTTGCAATCAACCGGGCTACTCGCTAATCTCTTGTAATCTGAGACCAGTTGAACCGGCTTGCCGGCCGACCTGGGGCCGAGAAGCCGCAACAGGTATCCCAGACGTCACGATGTGCAACGAGCAGTGGAATGCTCATGCACATGCCCGTTCATCGTTCATGTATACGGCCTTTCTCGCTCATGTATACGGCCTTGTCGCTCATCTGCGTCGCTCATCTGCGCCGCGCAGGATATCTAGTCGCGGCGACTAGACTAGAAAACGGCTATCACCGAGGGATGCCGAGGCATCCCCGATCGGTAACATGCAACACAATTGCGGGGTCCTCTATGTGAAGGGGCAATCTATGAACCGAACAGTGGCCCCGGACTCCGGAGGTGACGTCGCCGGACAACTGGTcgctggctgctggctgcgGCCCACCTGGTGATTCTGATCCGCCCGGTGCCTCATTCCGCACGCGCAATCCTCAATACTCATATATGATCCATAGTCTGTCACCTCCCCATCAGACTCTTGCTCATACTCGCTCACAATGTCGCTCACAATCTACGAGTCGGACCTGGCCGCGCCATTCCTCCCCCAGATCTCAATCTTCGACTATGTCCTTCCTGGCCAGCCTGGTGTTTCGCCACTCCAGGCGTTCGACCAGTCCCTTCCAGCCTTTATTGATGGGAGGGACGGCCGGACCCTCACACGCGCCGGGttgcgcgacgccgccctccGTCTCGCTGGCGGCCTCAAGGCACTAGGGCTGAAACGCGGAGATGTGGCGGGTCTCTGGGGATTCAACTCGCTCGAATGGGTTAATGCCGCTTATGGGTGTCTGGCGGCTGGCGTGGTCGTCAGCCCCGCCAACTATGCCTAGTGAGTTTGAGCTGGGTCTATGAGGCgactctcctctcccccccctcACGCCAGACTGCTCGCTGACACTTGAAGCGCCCCTGCCGAAGTGGCTCACCAGCTCAACGACTCGGGCGCATCCCTTGTCTTTGTCGACCCTGCCCTCTTATCCAACTTTGAGGCCTCGCGTCAACACCTCAAGCGgcccctctccccctcgcgtgtcatcctcctctgcaCTGTCAACCACAAGCCAAAGGGCACACCATACAAGTGTCTCCCCGAGATCCTCGCTGCCCCAGTCGAACCGGAACACTTTGACGGCACGGCTTGCAACGAGACGGCATGGATGTCGTATTCATCCGGCACAACTGGCCTGCCAAAGGGCGTCATGACGACCCACTACAACTTTACCAGCCAGCTTCAAGCCGCCAACACGAGCTACCACCTCGACAGTGGGCCAAacggcgacgtcgtgctGGGCTTCTTGCCTATGAGTCACATATACGGTCTTACCGtctcgctcctccagcCCTTGACCTTTGGGGCGCCCGTCATTGTGCTTCCTCGATATGATGAGATTCCTGTCCTCGAGGCAATCCAAAAGTACAAGGTCACGCACGGGCTGCTGGTCCCGCCTCTGATCCTCAAGTTCCTCTACTCGCCCAATACGTCCAAGTACGACATCAGCTCTATGCGGACAATCATGAGTGGTGGCGCACCGCTCTCGCCTGAACTCGCTGCAGCGTTTGAGAAAAAGTTCCCCGGATGCGTCTCGATCCAGGGTTACGGTATGACCGAGACCACACCGGGGATTACGGCGATGAACAGGACCGAcgtgctcggcggcgaTCGACAAGGTTGGGTCGGATACCTCTTGCCCACTTACCAGGCGCGCCTGGTGCGTGCTGATGGGACGGACGCACCGCGCGGTCAGCCAGGTGAGATGTGGGTTCGTTCGCCAAGCGTCATGAAGGGATACCACAACAATCCCAAGGCAACCGCCGATACCATGGCCCTCGGAGGATGGTTCAAGACGGGCGACGTGCTCATCCGCGATGACAAGGGATGGTACAAGGTCGTTGATCGGGTCAAGGAACTCATCAAGTACAAGGGCTTCCAGGTTGCCcctgccgagctcgaggcactcctcctcacccacccaaagcttgtcgacgccggcgtcgtcggcgtgtATGATGAGGCCCAGGTCACCGAGATGCCGCGCGCCTATGTTGTGGCCGCCGACGGTATCGCTGCGGCTGAGCATGCCGCGCTCGCAAAGGAAGTGCAGGCGTGGGTTGCAGCGCGCGTTGCCCAGCACAAGAAGCTCCGTGGCGGGGTTCTCATTGTCGAGGCCATTCCCAAGTCGCCGAGCGGCAAGATCCTCCGCAAGGACCTCCGGAAGCGAGCGCAGGCAGAGTACGAGGGCAAGCCCGCGGCGCGGTTGTAGATAGTTGTATCTGGATGTCTGAAGTATGGGATGCATAGTTTGACTCGCCGTGTATGGGATCTACCATGTAATAACACTCCCAGTCGCCATTGGTGTCTCTCCCGGCACTACCAAGTTCTCAACACGCCGCTTCAGCTCATCGGACCCCTCTCGGTCTCGATCTCATTGTCAGCTCTGGCTTTGCCCGCAACTCACAATCTCCACCTACCCCCTTGCGTTGTGCCTCTCTCAAGATGTATCGTGCCCTACGGTGCGGCATTAGGCGTCTTCCTCCGAGTCGGTCTCCACATGCACGACGCCCATGTACACAGACGGGAGAGACTGGGACCTTTTACAAGACCTCTTCAAGGGTGACACTCCAACTGAAGGCGAGAGTGGACGCTTCTGGGTACCAGAGCTTGGGGTGGCTGTTGAACCTTGGCTGGACGACGGATTTTGGCTGGCCGACAAGGCTCGACGTGGTGGGGCACGCTCCGCACGCTCATGGCCACGGCGGTGCTGCTCGCGGGCGAATTCGCCACGGTACAGCTCCGCCATCCGCTTGTATTCGACATGTCGTTTCCACACCTCGTCACAACGCCGAGCCTCGTGCTCACGGAACTGCTGGTAGAGggccttgtcctcgcgATTGTAGATGTCCGACGCAACCTCTTCGAGCTGTCgccgcttctcctcgtAGACCTCCTCATACCTAGCCAGTTTGTTTGACAGGCGCTCGGCATCCTCTTCCGTCCAACTCCTGAGAGGCTCCAAGGCACCTCGAGCGATGCGAGTGCGCCACTCGTCCAGCCCCATCGAAATCAACTTGGCCGTTGTCTGGGCCGTTTTCAGCTTTGTGGAGTTTGTTATATTGCTCAAGTCGTCACTCAACCCACAGAAGAGGCGATCGAAGAAACTGAGACTCGTcgcctgccgtcagctccgGTACCTTGCATGGATGACTGGCGTGCAAGTGGAACTCACCTTGTCGAACCTGCCGTCTGCTGCCTCGTAGAGTTTCATGGAGAACTCGTCACCGTTTTCCGGCCCGCATAGGGTGCCGCGATCAAAGCACTCATAGCAACAGGACCGGGTGTAGAGGCGACCGCCAccgacgtcctcgtcaacctcccACCATAATGCCGGTGACTTGCACTCCCCTACCGAGCCGCTACACCAGTGGCAGCACCACGATCAGCTGGTCAGCCCAGATCTTGTGGCGCGTGTCACTCACGGGTGGCTGAAGAGTAAGCGGCTGTGGAGATAGTCACTGTGCGGCATAGCGCCAAGACGCagcatctcgtcgtctgaCAGACGCTGCTCGACTTGGGGGACTTTGGGCCAATCTTCGTCCACGCGTCTCTGGGAGGGTTCAGGTGCCACAGACGACATTGTGAGGGCAAGGTTAGAGCAGGTGTGAGATGAAGAGGCGGATGAGTAGTTATTAGAGTTATGAGGGGTGGTTACTATCTAGTCAGATGGCAAGAGGAAGAAAAGGAAgatggatgggatggatgAGGTTAAAGAAGAATAGTTGAATACAAGAcgagcgaggaaggttcACCTCCATATATGTGATAGTGGTCaacaccttccctcaccaATCTCAACCCGCCTTCCTAGCTCCCAATTCCCCTGCGCTTCATACAATCATACATCCCTCTATTGCCCGCCTagagcttggcgtccttCTTCACGCTGACAACGACCTTGCCGTACGTCTTGCGGTTTTCAAGGTCGATGAGGCCCTTTGTGACGCCCTCGAGACCCTCGTACACGGGCTCGAAGACGGTCGGCGTGAGCTTGCCCTCTGCGACCATGCGTAGCGTCTCCTGGATGACAAACTTGTAGCGGGGCGGGTCGCggactggggtcagtggAAGGACAGCGGAAGAGACCACCGAGCGGATGCGCTCATTCCGAGGCTCAGCGCTCGGGGAGCAAGCCCCCCCTCACGCGTACTCACTAGCAGTCGCTCCCCAGAACAGGCCAACGATGCTGCAGTTCTTCAGCAGCACAAGGTTGGCTGGCACCTTCTCAATCGTGCCAGCGACGAAGCCGACGACAACAAGTCGTCCATTCCACGCAATGCACTTGAGCGACGGGATGAGCATGCCGACAGGGTCGTAGACAACGTCGGCGCCGTGGCCGTTTGTAAtcttcttgacctcgtcctgcCACCCGGCCTTGGTGTAGTCGACGACGTAGTCGGCGCCGCCCTGTTCACGCGcgaccttgcccttggcaGGCGATCCGACGCACGCAATAACCTTGGCCCCGAGGACTGGGTTAGCGGGCCCGCTACAGGAAAGACTCACCCTTCGCGATCTGGCAGgccgcgaggccgacaccgccggcggcggcgtggacgAGCACCCACTCTCCGGGCTGAGTGTTGGcacggccgacgaggccctCGTAAGACGTAGGGTAGgtgctggggtcagcgagATCTAGGTCAAGCTGCGGGGGTGAGCGGGCGACTCGTCTGCTTTGTCTGCTTCGGCTTCTACTCCTATCTTGGCGGCAAGTCCCCCACCGTagctccctctccctccctccctccctccctcggCCCCGCCGCGCTTCGCGTGTCCGCAGCGACTCACAGGTACAATCCAGCAGCCTGTGCCAACGAAATGTTGGGGGGCACAGCGAGCAGCTTGTCATgctcgacagcgacgaATTCAGCATGCGACCCCTGCGCATACCCGAACACGCGGTCTCCTGCCTTGAACTTGCAACCAGCGGGAATGGGCGAGTCCTTGGCGACACGGCCAGCGAACTCGGCACCGAGAATGAACGGCATAGGCGGCTGGTTCTGGTACTTTCCCTGCGACTGGAGGATGCTGGGTGTGAGCGAgcctggacgacgagcgagtGTTGAACGGGCAGCGTTGGGCATCGCTAACGCCTACGCTACTCACTCGAAGAAGTTGAGACCCGTCGCGCTGATCTCGACAAGCACCTCCCCGGCCTTGGGGACGggcttggcgacctcgcTGACCGCAATGTCGCGGGGGTGCGCAAACTTGGAGACCTGGACTGCCTTCAttgtgagtgtgagtgtgaATGTGAGTGTGAGGGTGTgtgagagggagagggagagggggagggagatggagaaAGTCTAAAGTTCAACGTTGCAAGACATATACTTAGTTGATGTAGCCGGGCGGAACAGTACCCGGGTGGGCCGGTGGCCGGTGGGCTGGTTGGTTGTAGGGCCTTTGCTGTTCCGGCTCGACGCACATATGCGGTCATGTCCGGTTTCTGTTTCTAGCCCCATCTCCGTCCGATCTCCGAGAATCGTCACTGCAACCAAGTTGACAACTAACTGCCTCTTGCAGCGGCCGAGCTTGGTTAACGACAGCTACATGCTACAAAATCGACACCCAACTGAACCACTCACACCTCCCACACCTAGTACAGTTGACATTGATACATGGACATTCCTCCGCTACAAGATGGACGCTTCCACCAGAGGCGGGCGGAGTCAAGGCGAGATGGACTACAGGGGCGGGCTCAAAGCTGGTGCAGATGGCTGCTGGCTCGATGAGCACATGTTCGCTACTGTCCCACGACAGCCTGCGGCATCGTCATGCCACTCAAACCCTTATTCCGTCGGCCCAGCAGCGTCGCgttgccgaggttgagctcAAATTGCGTGCCAGACTTGCGCTGTGCCGCACGGTCGCGCTGTCCTGCCCGTCCATCATATaacgccgcctcggcctcgcggcgATTTGCTCCACCGCGGCCGACATAGTTCGTGACTGTCGGTTCCTTGATCCCGGCAGCCGCGTTGGCCGCAGCACGTGCGCGCTGCTTCTCtatctcgcgcgcgacaacctcgccgtgcttccgccgcgcctcctcgagttGCACTTGTTCGTCACCATCTTCGTCCTCTTCGTTGAGACCTTGCAAGAAGCCGCGCGTGCCCGCACCACCGGGGCCGTTGTACGCACGCCTCcgcgcgccctcctcctccatccgGTGTACGGCGTATGTGACGTCAAAGGCTTCCTTGAGGGCAGTGACACCCGGCGAGCGACCCTCTTTGTTGGCCGCGCGGATCGAGGCGAGGAGTGGCGAGTCGAGAGGCGCAACGACCGGCATCTTGGGCTTTTGAGATGGCACTGGTGGTTCAGCTGCCGCCGTGATCCACGGGTGTGCCAGGAACTGGTCAATGGTGTACCGCTGTGCCGGGTCAACACAGAGGAGATGGGTGATGAGGTCCTCAGCAGAATCTGAGATATCGTCCCACCATGGCGACAGGAACGTGTAGTATCCACGCGCGACCTTCTCTGTTAGGACGTTGATGCTCTCGTCGTAGAaggctggtgtgagctcgCTACAAGATATCATCTTACGAGGGAAACCACACAGCAGGGTGTACAGCACACATCCCAATGCCCACATGTCAACCGACTTGCTGTACcgctcgtccttgacaaTCTCGGGAGCAGTGTAACCGACAGTGCCACACGGCGTCATCGTCTGCTCGTCCCACACAATCTTCGATAAGCCGAAGTCAGCAATCTTGACGCGACCGatgccgccaccgccgatGCCAGGTTGGAACTCCCCTTCGTCTTCCTTTTCCTCGTCATAAGGGCGGTGTACAATCTCCTTTGACGGAATGATGGGGATCTTCTCAAAGAGCAAGTTCTCAGGCTTGATGTCGCGGTGAACGACACCACGCTCCTCGTGAAGGTAGCGGATGCCCTGGGCGACCTGGACGATGACGTGCCGCGCCAGTGCCTCAGAGAAGTACGTGAGTTTGACAATCTGGTGGAacagctcgccgccctccaTCACTGTCGTCAGCGCTGACAACTCAAGGTTGGCGCAACTCACACTCCAGCACGAGGAAGTAGTGTTCGTCGCTCTCAAAGAACTGGAGCAGCCGAACGATACCAGGGTGGTCGATGCCACGCATAATCTggacctccttgaggaTGTTGGCGCGCTGAGGTCAGCTACTGGCAACGAACCAACAACAAGAGATAGGGCCGGACACGGATACCGACCTCTGTGACGCGCGGCCTCTTCTTAAAGTTGGAGTTAAGGTGCTTGTTGCCGCTCTAGTTAGGTCAGTCCCGTGTCCGTCATGTATCACTAGTGGGGTGCTACAAGCGGCCCGAACACTACTTACCTGCGAAGAGTTCAGCTCGTACTTGCGAACGACCTTGACCGCGACCTTGCGGCCGGTCTTGCGCTCTACGGCCTTGTACACGTTGGAAAACGCCCCGTCGCCCATCTTCTCAACGAGGCTGTAGTCTTCGAGCCCCGCGTAGCGAGGCATGACCTCGCCCTGTGCCTTTTCCTCCGCAACGATgcgctcagcctcctcgcgaTAGTCGTTCGCACCAGCCTTACGCTCTACGCGCTTGTCTCGGCGCTCAGAAGCAGCTGTCCCAACATTGGAGGTCGCAGGTGCAGATTTGTAATGGGCAGGGGCAGGAGCAGCCGTACGCTGTGCGGCCTCTTTGTTTTGTTGGCGACTGGATGCATTGTCTGCGTTTGCCTGCTTGCCATGGCGCAGGATTTCTTAAAAGTCAGTACAAGTAGGGAGCTGAGGAGAGAACGTGGCGTGGGTGATCGAGGATGGAGGCGAGGATGCCAAGGTCAAGTGATTTCGGGATGGGCTTGTCATTCTACAGTAGGAACCAGAACCCAAGGACTTGGATGCAGACAACCGCAAGGACCGTGCACTCACGCTTAAAGCTGGAcagcatgtcgtcgtcgaggcgtGCGCGGTTGAGGCGTTCAAGCGCGAGGTTgtagtcgtcgtcggcgttgcGGCGGGGTTGTGGCTGTAATGTTTGAGCAGGAACGGCTTCGCCTCTAGAACTGGCCGATTGGCCCGAATGAGGCGAGAccgagagggaggagaggggaaCGAGGCTCGAGACggagcgcggcgatgcGAGCGAGGATTCTGTGGACAGGCTCAGCTGCGAGAACAGGGGGGCCGGGGACGGATGATTagtgagctcgaggaggggcCCAGAGGCAGTCGAGGTGGCCTCAGAGAGCTGAAGCGTTGGTGTGATGGACGGCTGTATGGTTGCGATACCCAGGCAATATTGACCGGGGTGATGGAGTCGGTAGTTTTGTGGGTGATTATGAATCAAGAGTAAGGGGTTGTGGAAGACGGCaggtggatgtggatgtgggGGTGGGCGTAGTATGTACAGATGCGAGATTGGGGGAGATTGGGGGagacgcgcgagatggTGACGCGAGTGGAGTGTGCAGTAGCAGTCTAGCAGTTGCAACTAGGCGgtaggaggagggggggggatGGTTGTTGGAGGTTGGATAGAGAGAGGGGATGTGTGGATTGATGCAAGCGAAATGATGCCAGAAGTGGGATGGGGGCCAGGGAGCaaggggggaagggggaagggggaagggggaagggggaagggggatgggggagggggggggggggttgaGGCCCAAAAGGATTAGACGACTTGACTCCAAAGGCGACGTCATTGGTGAGTCATTTGAACTAAAGCCCCACACCTCTTATCCTAGTTTCCTAACTATTAGTCTATCCATGAATCACTTGTTACATCACACATCACCTAGCCGCATGGCCACTTTGACCATGACGTCTAGTCCGTGATCCATCAGCGCTCTTGCTCTGTCGATCGACTAGACTTCATCTCGCTTCACCTCGAGTCCCCTCGAG from Cutaneotrichosporon cavernicola HIS019 DNA, chromosome: 2 harbors:
- a CDS encoding uncharacterized protein (AMP-binding enzyme C-terminal domain), translated to MSLTIYESDLAAPFLPQISIFDYVLPGQPGVSPLQAFDQSLPAFIDGRDGRTLTRAGLRDAALRLAGGLKALGLKRGDVAGLWGFNSLEWVNAAYGCLAAGVVVSPANYAYAPAEVAHQLNDSGASLVFVDPALLSNFEASRQHLKRPLSPSRVILLCTVNHKPKGTPYKCLPEILAAPVEPEHFDGTACNETAWMSYSSGTTGLPKGVMTTHYNFTSQLQAANTSYHLDSGPNGDVVLGFLPMSHIYGLTVSLLQPLTFGAPVIVLPRYDEIPVLEAIQKYKVTHGLLVPPLILKFLYSPNTSKYDISSMRTIMSGGAPLSPELAAAFEKKFPGCVSIQGYGMTETTPGITAMNRTDVLGGDRQGWVGYLLPTYQARLVRADGTDAPRGQPGEMWVRSPSVMKGYHNNPKATADTMALGGWFKTGDVLIRDDKGWYKVVDRVKELIKYKGFQVAPAELEALLLTHPKLVDAGVVGVYDEAQVTEMPRAYVVAADGIAAAEHAALAKEVQAWVAARVAQHKKLRGGVLIVEAIPKSPSGKILRKDLRKRAQAEYEGKPAARL
- a CDS encoding uncharacterized protein (Zinc-binding dehydrogenase) encodes the protein MKAVQVSKFAHPRDIAVSEVAKPVPKAGEVLVEISATGLNFFDILQSQGKYQNQPPMPFILGAEFAGRVAKDSPIPAGCKFKAGDRVFGYAQGSHAEFVAVEHDKLLAVPPNISLAQAAGLYLTYPTSYEGLVGRANTQPGEWVLVHAAAGGVGLAACQIAKVLGAKVIACVGSPAKGKVAREQGGADYVVDYTKAGWQDEVKKITNGHGADVVYDPVGMLIPSLKCIAWNGRLVVVGFVAGTIEKVPANLVLLKNCSIVGLFWGATAIRDPPRYKFVIQETLRMVAEGKLTPTVFEPVYEGLEGVTKGLIDLENRKTYGKVVVSVKKDAKL
- the srk1 gene encoding uncharacterized protein (Serine/Threonine protein kinases, catalytic domain); protein product: MGSSTRCLNLSMLSEATSTASGPLLELTNHPSPAPLFSQLSLSTESSLASPRSVSSLVPLSSLSVSPHSGQSASSRGEAVPAQTLQPQPRRNADDDYNLALERLNRARLDDDMLSSFKQILRHGKQANADNASSRQQNKEAAQRTAAPAPAHYKSAPATSNVGTAASERRDKRVERKAGANDYREEAERIVAEEKAQGEVMPRYAGLEDYSLVEKMGDGAFSNVYKAVERKTGRKVAVKVVRKYELNSSQSGNKHLNSNFKKRPRVTERANILKEVQIMRGIDHPGIVRLLQFFESDEHYFLVLELMEGGELFHQIVKLTYFSEALARHVIVQVAQGIRYLHEERGVVHRDIKPENLLFEKIPIIPSKEIVHRPYDEEKEDEGEFQPGIGGGGIGRVKIADFGLSKIVWDEQTMTPCGTVGYTAPEIVKDERYSKSVDMWALGCVLYTLLCGFPPFYDESINVLTEKVARGYYTFLSPWWDDISDSAEDLITHLLCVDPAQRYTIDQFLAHPWITAAAEPPVPSQKPKMPVVAPLDSPLLASIRAANKEGRSPGVTALKEAFDVTYAVHRMEEEGARRRAYNGPGGAGTRGFLQGLNEEDEDGDEQVQLEEARRKHGEVVAREIEKQRARAAANAAAGIKEPTVTNYVGRGGANRREAEAALYDGRAGQRDRAAQRKSGTQFELNLGNATLLGRRNKGLSGMTMPQAVVGQ